One genomic window of Arthrobacter caoxuetaonis includes the following:
- a CDS encoding RsmB/NOP family class I SAM-dependent RNA methyltransferase translates to MSSTERNAKGHERSRPKVRSHTQAAPSQRTRAADPARLVAFEVLRAVSGEDAYANLVLPKSIRKHRLDKRDAGFATELAYGALRGQGTYDAILARCVDRPLEKLDPAVLDALRIGAHQLLAMRVPAHAALDQTVGLARAVIGAGPSALINAVLRKVAARDLGEWTALLTEGDTDAIRRAAIEQSHPEWIVRALRQSLVAHGRSVEEINDLLRADNDAPVVNLVALPGLGDLDEARAAGAVDGELVADSALFSAGDVGRLESVRAGTTRVQDAGSQLVARALAELDLDGVTPDEDGVEKWLDMCAGPGGKAALLAALAHEKGAVILANEPAPHRAQLVRQALDAVPGETWNVRTGDGRTVAEDYPETFDRILVDAPCTGLGALRRRPESRWRRQPSDVGELGSLQRELLLSAVDAVKPGGVVAYVTCSPHPAETKAVVADVLRQRNDLELLDAGAALDAVSLTGSLGAGHESTAQLWPHVHQTDAMFLALVRRKI, encoded by the coding sequence ATGAGCAGCACCGAACGCAATGCGAAGGGCCACGAGCGCAGCCGGCCCAAGGTCCGCAGCCATACCCAGGCCGCGCCGTCGCAGCGGACCCGCGCGGCGGATCCTGCCCGGCTTGTCGCCTTCGAAGTGCTCCGCGCCGTGTCCGGCGAGGACGCGTACGCAAACCTGGTGCTGCCCAAGAGCATCCGCAAGCACCGGCTGGACAAGCGCGACGCCGGGTTCGCTACTGAACTGGCCTACGGCGCCCTGCGCGGCCAGGGTACGTATGACGCCATCCTGGCCCGCTGCGTGGACCGCCCGCTGGAGAAGCTGGACCCTGCTGTCCTGGATGCACTGCGGATCGGCGCCCACCAGCTCCTGGCCATGCGCGTTCCGGCCCATGCGGCCCTGGACCAGACCGTGGGCCTGGCCCGCGCCGTGATCGGCGCCGGGCCTTCTGCCCTGATCAACGCGGTGCTGCGGAAGGTCGCTGCACGGGACCTGGGGGAGTGGACCGCACTGCTGACCGAAGGCGACACCGACGCCATCCGCCGCGCGGCGATCGAGCAGAGCCACCCCGAATGGATCGTCCGTGCGCTCCGCCAGTCCCTGGTGGCCCACGGCCGCAGCGTCGAGGAAATCAACGACCTGCTGCGGGCCGACAATGACGCGCCCGTCGTGAACCTCGTCGCCCTGCCCGGGCTCGGGGACCTGGACGAGGCCCGGGCAGCCGGAGCGGTAGACGGTGAACTGGTCGCGGATTCGGCACTGTTCTCCGCGGGCGACGTCGGACGGCTGGAATCTGTCCGGGCCGGAACCACCCGGGTCCAGGACGCCGGCTCGCAGCTGGTGGCCCGCGCCCTGGCCGAGCTGGACCTGGACGGCGTCACTCCGGACGAGGACGGCGTCGAGAAGTGGCTGGACATGTGTGCCGGTCCCGGCGGGAAAGCAGCACTGCTTGCCGCCCTGGCCCACGAAAAGGGAGCGGTGATCCTGGCCAACGAGCCTGCACCGCACCGCGCCCAGCTGGTCCGCCAGGCACTGGACGCCGTTCCCGGGGAGACCTGGAACGTGCGCACAGGAGACGGCCGCACCGTGGCCGAGGACTACCCGGAAACCTTTGACCGCATCCTGGTGGACGCTCCCTGCACCGGCCTCGGTGCCCTGCGCCGCCGGCCCGAGTCACGCTGGCGCCGCCAGCCCTCCGACGTCGGCGAACTGGGGAGCCTGCAGCGCGAGCTGCTCCTCAGTGCCGTTGACGCCGTGAAGCCCGGCGGCGTGGTGGCCTATGTAACGTGCTCTCCGCACCCCGCCGAGACCAAGGCCGTCGTCGCGGACGTGCTGCGCCAGCGCAACGACCTTGAGCTGCTGGACGCCGGAGCCGCACTGGATGCCGTCAGCCTGACCGGTTCCCTTGGGGCCGGGCACGAATCCACGGCCCAGCTGTGGCCCCATGTCCACCAGACCGATGCCATGTTCCTGGCGCTGGTCCGCCGCAAAATCTAG
- the rpe gene encoding ribulose-phosphate 3-epimerase — protein sequence MSQCCINPSILSADFVNLEAELERISGADAVHVDVMDNHFVPNLTIGLPVVKRIQEVSGLPLDAHLMIADADRWAPAYAEAGLASVTFHVEAAAAPIRLARELRARGAKAGMALKPATPVEPYLDMLPELDMLLIMTVEPGFGGQKFLDVTLPKIRRAAEAVRGSGLPIAIQVDGGIAPDTIERAAEAGANVFVAGSAVYGTPDPNEAIAKLRAQASAVSRAV from the coding sequence GTGAGCCAGTGCTGCATCAACCCGAGCATCCTCTCCGCCGACTTCGTGAACCTGGAAGCGGAGCTGGAGCGGATCAGCGGCGCCGACGCCGTCCACGTGGACGTCATGGACAACCACTTCGTGCCGAACCTGACCATCGGCCTGCCCGTCGTGAAGCGGATCCAGGAGGTCAGCGGACTGCCGCTGGATGCCCACCTGATGATCGCCGACGCTGACCGCTGGGCTCCGGCGTACGCCGAAGCCGGGCTGGCCTCAGTGACGTTCCACGTTGAGGCCGCTGCAGCCCCGATCCGGCTGGCGCGGGAACTGCGTGCCCGGGGTGCCAAGGCCGGCATGGCTTTGAAGCCGGCCACTCCGGTGGAGCCGTACCTGGACATGCTGCCCGAGCTGGACATGCTCCTGATCATGACCGTGGAACCGGGTTTCGGCGGCCAGAAGTTCCTCGATGTGACGCTGCCGAAGATCCGCCGCGCTGCCGAGGCCGTCCGCGGCTCCGGCCTGCCGATCGCCATCCAGGTGGACGGCGGGATCGCCCCCGACACCATCGAGCGCGCCGCGGAAGCCGGGGCCAACGTGTTCGTCGCCGGCTCAGCGGTCTACGGCACGCCCGACCCGAATGAGGCGATTGCCAAACTGCGGGCCCAGGCCAGCGCGGTAAGCCGCGCCGTCTAG
- a CDS encoding SMP-30/gluconolactonase/LRE family protein, translating to MEQATTLVSGLGMGESARWHGGEFYFADWTAGTISALDAVGNVRRITGVPSFPITFDWLPDGRMAVVSGADGSVLVEVPHAGLIPLADLRGLSPHPWNEIAVHPSGNVYVNGIGQDYAGEPRNNGLIALIRPDGSVQQVAGNLAFPNGMLVSADGNTLVVAESYAGRLSSFTVRPDGTLEAAGTWAAVEGSAPDGISWDGSGGIWFAEVPGERCVRVQEGGEVLQTIELEDGCFSCAAGGDDGGLLFMMTAQWPQVMDPGWEKTGRVMVQRVRPPQPA from the coding sequence ATGGAACAGGCGACAACTCTGGTTTCCGGATTGGGGATGGGCGAATCCGCACGCTGGCACGGCGGAGAGTTCTACTTCGCGGACTGGACCGCCGGCACCATCTCGGCCCTGGACGCTGTCGGGAACGTGCGGCGGATCACCGGAGTGCCCTCTTTTCCGATCACCTTTGACTGGCTGCCGGACGGGCGGATGGCCGTCGTCTCCGGGGCTGACGGATCGGTGCTGGTTGAAGTTCCGCACGCGGGGCTGATTCCGCTGGCGGACCTGCGCGGCTTGTCGCCGCATCCCTGGAACGAGATTGCCGTCCACCCCTCCGGCAACGTCTACGTCAACGGAATCGGGCAGGACTACGCGGGCGAGCCGCGGAACAACGGGCTGATCGCCCTCATCCGGCCGGACGGTTCAGTCCAGCAGGTCGCCGGGAACCTGGCGTTCCCCAATGGCATGCTGGTCTCCGCAGACGGGAACACCCTGGTGGTTGCCGAGTCCTACGCCGGACGGCTGAGCTCTTTCACGGTCCGTCCGGACGGGACCCTGGAAGCCGCTGGGACATGGGCCGCCGTGGAGGGCAGCGCCCCGGACGGCATCAGCTGGGATGGCAGCGGCGGCATCTGGTTCGCCGAGGTGCCGGGCGAACGGTGCGTCCGCGTCCAGGAAGGCGGCGAGGTCCTCCAGACAATTGAGCTGGAGGACGGATGCTTCTCCTGCGCCGCCGGCGGTGACGACGGCGGCCTGCTGTTCATGATGACCGCGCAGTGGCCGCAGGTTATGGACCCCGGCTGGGAGAAGACCGGCCGGGTCATGGTGCAGCGGGTTCGGCCGCCGCAGCCCGCCTAG
- a CDS encoding ABC-F family ATP-binding cassette domain-containing protein, whose amino-acid sequence MSLIRLQDVNVGFEKNQILREVFFRLEPKDRVGLIGKNGSGKSTLLKLILQQIEPDSGTVSVDEGLKIGYFSQFSELAGESTVTEVLDGLFTEIKDVEAELASIDAALGADPDGKTMDRLIRRQAELFETMDHLDGWDYPRRIDAALTTLGFSEAHRTCPIDALSGGWRNRAALAKILLQAPDVLLLDEPTNYLDVDGVQWLEGWFRDFRGAAVVVSHDRAFLDAVVTRIIEVENFHLHEYPGNFAEYVIQKQFRLKQLASQFVHESELLAFEAEGIADRREAAKAGGRTLGAKLARIKKSRAPRPVDQIITEIYAGLHVKDNLCRVQDVAKSYGERTLFSGVSFEIQRGDRLVVLGANGSGKTTLLRVLTGEETPDAGKVAWANGARMVSYNQVLAELDDADTVTHAVNAMPDSLALTATKKSVNRFLAMFQFSEADLKQKIGNLSGGQKARVAMAQCLLSGASVLLLDEPTNHLDLSSTQVMEQALLHFPGAVVVVSHDRFFTDKVANRQLVFGAGGGAPGEIDLRVA is encoded by the coding sequence ATGAGCCTGATCAGGCTGCAGGACGTCAACGTTGGCTTCGAAAAGAACCAAATCCTCCGGGAGGTGTTCTTCCGTCTGGAGCCTAAGGACCGGGTGGGGCTGATCGGCAAAAACGGTTCGGGCAAATCCACGCTGCTGAAACTTATTCTGCAGCAGATCGAACCTGATTCCGGCACGGTGAGCGTGGATGAAGGCCTGAAGATCGGGTACTTCTCCCAGTTCTCCGAACTGGCCGGGGAGTCTACGGTGACCGAAGTCCTCGACGGCCTGTTCACCGAAATCAAGGACGTGGAAGCGGAACTGGCCTCGATCGACGCGGCACTGGGCGCCGATCCGGACGGGAAGACCATGGACCGGCTGATCCGCCGCCAGGCTGAGCTCTTTGAAACCATGGACCATCTGGACGGATGGGACTATCCGCGCCGGATCGACGCCGCGCTCACCACCCTGGGATTCAGCGAAGCCCACCGCACCTGCCCGATTGATGCCCTGTCCGGCGGCTGGCGCAACCGTGCCGCACTGGCCAAGATCCTGCTGCAGGCACCGGATGTGCTGCTGCTGGACGAACCAACCAACTACCTCGACGTCGACGGAGTCCAGTGGCTGGAAGGCTGGTTCCGGGACTTCCGCGGCGCCGCCGTCGTCGTCTCCCACGACCGGGCGTTCCTGGACGCCGTGGTGACCCGGATCATCGAAGTGGAGAACTTCCACCTGCACGAATACCCGGGGAACTTCGCCGAATATGTCATCCAGAAGCAGTTCCGGCTGAAGCAGCTGGCCTCCCAGTTTGTGCACGAATCGGAGCTGCTGGCCTTCGAAGCCGAAGGGATCGCAGACCGCCGCGAGGCTGCAAAGGCCGGCGGCCGGACCCTGGGTGCGAAGCTCGCGCGGATCAAGAAGTCCCGTGCGCCGCGTCCTGTGGACCAGATCATCACCGAGATCTACGCAGGACTGCACGTGAAGGACAACCTGTGCCGGGTGCAGGACGTGGCCAAGTCCTACGGGGAGAGGACCCTGTTCAGCGGGGTGTCCTTCGAGATCCAGCGCGGGGACCGGCTGGTGGTCCTGGGCGCCAACGGCAGCGGCAAGACCACCCTGCTGCGGGTGCTCACCGGCGAGGAAACGCCCGACGCCGGCAAGGTAGCCTGGGCGAACGGCGCCCGGATGGTTTCCTATAACCAGGTCCTGGCCGAACTCGACGACGCCGACACCGTCACCCACGCGGTCAACGCGATGCCGGACAGCCTGGCGCTGACCGCGACGAAGAAATCCGTGAACCGGTTCCTGGCCATGTTCCAGTTCTCCGAGGCTGACCTCAAGCAGAAGATCGGAAACCTTTCCGGCGGACAGAAGGCGCGCGTGGCCATGGCCCAGTGCCTGCTCTCGGGAGCCTCCGTCCTGCTGCTCGACGAACCGACCAACCACCTGGATCTTTCCAGCACCCAGGTCATGGAGCAGGCGCTGCTGCATTTCCCGGGCGCCGTGGTGGTGGTCAGCCACGACCGGTTCTTCACGGACAAGGTAGCCAACCGGCAGCTGGTCTTCGGCGCCGGGGGCGGCGCTCCCGGGGAGATCGACCTGCGCGTGGCCTGA